In a single window of the Anaerotruncus rubiinfantis genome:
- a CDS encoding LacI family DNA-binding transcriptional regulator, which produces MSTKVRLIDIAQAAGVSVSAVSKALGNSSELPQATKDRILDYANRLGYRPNFTARSLRLGRSNLLGVLIPDITNAYYASILKGIEAKARSYGFTTIITITNEDSEIEKNTLDAFLSVPVDGILSVPIDLNNYAPLEIPLVLLSRYPFFEGISYPAHAIPNKEFNYVLSNDFKGQYLATNHLLSCQLQEVYLILGEASNKVVAGMKSAIRLSAYKEALKENQVPFDPSKVFYHGDVFSSVYDITDQICKTARRPFGISLTNDSTAVSAYSAIFKNGLSIPKDVQIVGYDDIEISRHFFPELTTIHSAKQSIGEQGVSLIADFIGSDKPNRSKIRTIFDPYLIERQTTAFVE; this is translated from the coding sequence ATGTCTACAAAAGTACGGCTGATTGACATTGCGCAGGCGGCAGGAGTTTCTGTCTCTGCGGTTTCCAAAGCATTGGGAAATAGTTCCGAACTTCCGCAGGCAACGAAAGATCGCATCCTTGATTATGCAAACCGCTTAGGGTATCGACCAAACTTTACCGCGCGGTCATTGCGGCTCGGACGCAGCAATTTATTGGGGGTTCTCATTCCGGATATTACGAATGCATATTATGCCTCCATCCTAAAAGGAATTGAAGCAAAGGCGCGTTCCTATGGTTTTACCACGATCATTACGATCACAAACGAAGACTCTGAAATAGAGAAAAACACCTTGGACGCGTTCCTTTCGGTTCCTGTGGACGGCATTTTATCTGTTCCGATCGATTTGAACAATTATGCTCCTTTGGAAATACCCCTTGTTTTGCTCTCGAGGTATCCATTTTTCGAAGGTATTTCTTATCCCGCGCACGCTATTCCAAATAAGGAATTTAATTATGTGTTGAGCAATGATTTTAAAGGTCAATATTTAGCCACAAACCATCTGCTGTCTTGCCAGCTCCAAGAGGTCTATCTCATATTAGGGGAGGCATCAAACAAAGTGGTGGCCGGTATGAAATCCGCCATTCGCTTATCCGCATACAAGGAAGCCTTAAAGGAAAATCAGGTGCCTTTCGATCCCTCCAAAGTATTTTATCATGGGGATGTTTTTTCTTCCGTCTATGATATCACAGATCAAATTTGTAAAACTGCCCGAAGGCCCTTTGGAATCTCCCTGACAAATGATTCTACCGCGGTAAGCGCATATAGTGCTATTTTCAAAAACGGTCTCTCCATTCCGAAAGACGTGCAGATCGTCGGTTATGACGACATCGAAATATCCCGGCATTTTTTCCCCGAACTCACTACCATTCATTCCGCAAAACAATCTATTGGCGAACAAGGCGTTTCGCTAATTGCCGATTTTATTGGCAGCGATAAACCGAACCGGTCAAAAATCCGCACGATTTTTGATCCTTATCTTATTGAACGGCAGACAACAGCTTTTGTGGAATAA
- a CDS encoding HpcH/HpaI aldolase/citrate lyase family protein, with the protein MENAYRRSLLYVPGDKPHMLEKGIFSVCDSMIIDWEDAVTLSQKELAREVTANFLNQKSSKKEIFIRINDPASAQYTEDLKLAVTLPITGIVLPKACPESVKTVDRDFKKLGVLESLLLIPLIETAFGLIHLEATITASAHIKAVQFGAEDYTRDLEIARTKSSEEVLMARQIIGLVCRSQEVQAIDTPYVDFKDNAGLEQDICVAKQAGFKAKTAIHPAQLEIINHSFIPSEAEVAFAQRVVEISQLPENSHLGAFSLDGKMVDAPIIARAKRVLDRIQQYRSN; encoded by the coding sequence ATGGAAAACGCTTACCGAAGATCATTATTATATGTTCCAGGAGATAAGCCCCATATGTTGGAAAAAGGAATTTTCAGCGTATGCGACAGTATGATTATCGACTGGGAAGATGCCGTCACCCTTAGCCAGAAAGAACTTGCGCGTGAAGTGACCGCAAATTTCCTGAATCAAAAAAGTTCGAAAAAAGAGATTTTTATTCGGATTAATGATCCAGCATCAGCGCAGTATACGGAAGATTTAAAACTTGCAGTTACGCTTCCGATAACTGGGATCGTACTGCCGAAAGCATGTCCGGAAAGTGTTAAAACAGTAGATCGCGATTTTAAAAAACTGGGAGTCCTCGAGAGCCTCCTCTTAATTCCGCTGATCGAAACCGCGTTCGGATTAATTCATCTGGAGGCCACCATCACAGCTTCCGCCCATATCAAAGCCGTTCAGTTTGGCGCCGAGGACTATACGAGAGATCTGGAGATTGCGAGAACGAAAAGCAGCGAAGAAGTTCTCATGGCCAGGCAAATAATCGGGCTTGTCTGCCGGAGCCAAGAAGTTCAGGCAATCGATACTCCGTATGTTGACTTTAAAGATAACGCTGGGCTGGAACAAGATATTTGTGTTGCAAAACAAGCCGGATTTAAGGCAAAAACTGCAATTCATCCCGCGCAGCTGGAGATCATCAACCATAGTTTCATCCCGTCAGAAGCGGAGGTTGCCTTTGCGCAGCGAGTGGTAGAGATCTCACAGTTGCCCGAAAACAGTCATTTAGGAGCCTTTTCACTCGACGGGAAGATGGTGGACGCCCCAATAATTGCCCGTGCAAAGCGTGTGTTGGATCGGATACAACAGTACCGGTCTAATTGA
- a CDS encoding transketolase — MNLQQKANELRKLTFETITNAGGGHYGGSLSVIEILTVLHYDVMYRADEPEAPDRDRFILCKGHAGPALYVVLADKGIIDKKRLAELDQNGGSLPKHIDRMKVRGIEFSAGPLGQGLSVACGMAITLKEKYPDTYVYAVLGDGECDEGQVWEAAMLAAQYHLDNLIAVVDYNKCQIDGRVSDVIGLEPFADKWRAFGWHVLECDGHDTADLKKTFAKAKLHEKQPVVVIAHTKKGKGVSFMEDNYVWHSGKITPEQFAVGKRDLERSVG; from the coding sequence ATGAATCTGCAGCAAAAAGCAAACGAATTGCGAAAACTTACCTTTGAAACAATTACAAACGCAGGAGGAGGGCATTACGGTGGTTCTCTTTCTGTAATTGAAATTTTAACGGTTCTCCACTATGACGTGATGTACCGGGCGGATGAGCCGGAAGCCCCGGACCGTGATCGTTTTATCCTCTGCAAAGGACATGCCGGCCCCGCTTTATATGTTGTGCTGGCGGACAAAGGAATTATTGATAAAAAAAGATTGGCGGAGCTGGATCAGAACGGCGGCAGTTTGCCCAAACATATTGACCGCATGAAGGTGCGCGGAATCGAGTTTTCCGCCGGTCCGCTCGGACAGGGCCTTTCGGTAGCCTGCGGTATGGCTATCACGTTAAAGGAAAAGTACCCGGATACCTATGTTTATGCAGTGCTGGGCGACGGCGAGTGCGACGAGGGACAGGTGTGGGAAGCCGCGATGCTTGCGGCGCAATATCATCTGGATAACCTCATTGCGGTGGTGGACTATAATAAATGCCAGATCGACGGCCGGGTGTCGGACGTGATCGGTCTGGAACCATTTGCCGATAAATGGCGCGCCTTTGGCTGGCATGTCCTGGAATGCGACGGGCACGACACGGCTGACCTGAAAAAAACCTTTGCAAAAGCAAAGCTGCATGAGAAGCAGCCAGTTGTGGTCATTGCCCACACCAAGAAAGGCAAAGGCGTTTCTTTCATGGAAGATAACTATGTTTGGCACAGTGGAAAAATAACCCCGGAACAGTTTGCTGTCGGAAAACGCGACTTGGAGAGGAGCGTCGGTTGA
- a CDS encoding transketolase family protein, with translation MVMRDTNQIYGETLVELGKNNKNLVVIEADLMKASGSVVFKEAYPERHYDVGIAEQNLIGFAAGMSATGKIPFASTFACFAAQRGCDQVINSVAYNNFNVKIVGTSAGLTSEKNGGTHISISDLAIFQAIPRFQVFDPGDAEEFAQIIRYAAEHVGPVYIRSNKGQYPVFHKEGFRFEPGKAELLQPGEKVGLITTGITTEAGIQACEALRSEGIQVYHLHMSSIKPIDRQAVLECAKHVKTIVTAENHSVIGGLGAAVAEVVTTEGTPVSMARLGLQDCFGETATLDYLMHKHGIDADGIAQAIRKNYKDEGGVNI, from the coding sequence ATGGTAATGAGAGATACGAATCAGATCTATGGCGAAACGTTGGTGGAACTGGGAAAAAACAACAAGAACCTGGTCGTGATCGAAGCGGATTTGATGAAAGCTTCGGGCAGCGTGGTATTTAAAGAGGCATATCCAGAGCGCCATTATGATGTAGGAATTGCCGAGCAAAACCTGATCGGCTTTGCGGCAGGAATGTCTGCCACCGGTAAAATCCCTTTTGCTTCCACCTTTGCCTGTTTTGCCGCGCAGAGAGGCTGTGATCAGGTCATTAATTCGGTGGCGTATAACAATTTCAACGTAAAGATCGTAGGAACCTCCGCCGGGTTAACCAGCGAAAAAAACGGCGGTACCCATATCTCGATTTCCGACCTGGCAATTTTCCAGGCTATTCCCCGTTTCCAAGTGTTCGATCCCGGGGATGCGGAGGAATTTGCACAGATCATCCGCTATGCGGCGGAACATGTGGGGCCAGTTTATATTCGTTCCAATAAGGGACAGTATCCTGTCTTTCACAAGGAGGGGTTCCGTTTCGAACCCGGAAAGGCGGAACTTCTGCAGCCGGGAGAAAAGGTCGGCCTGATTACAACGGGAATCACTACAGAGGCGGGCATCCAGGCGTGTGAGGCGTTGCGGTCGGAGGGCATACAGGTTTATCATCTGCATATGTCCTCGATCAAGCCGATCGACCGCCAGGCGGTCCTGGAATGCGCAAAGCATGTGAAAACCATTGTGACGGCGGAAAACCATTCGGTGATCGGTGGCCTGGGAGCGGCAGTCGCAGAGGTTGTGACGACGGAGGGAACCCCAGTTTCAATGGCGCGGTTGGGTCTGCAGGACTGTTTTGGAGAGACCGCCACGCTGGATTATCTGATGCATAAACACGGCATTGATGCAGATGGAATTGCACAGGCAATCAGAAAAAATTATAAAGATGAAGGAGGCGTTAATATTTAA
- a CDS encoding DctP family TRAP transporter solute-binding subunit, translated as MKNLVALSISVAILLSLAACGGNTASPSAPASSGTVSSAKSAEAAGSENDEVYVFNFGTNQPATHIVAEAYQGLVDELNEQGGGRIKATAYFSEQLGNEKEMVDMVANGINDMVVAPGHSALSTYYPSLQIFDAPYVFDTPKQMLNFANGDGLDPMWDDMASTTKIRVLGTYYFGSRHLTCNDIDVKTPADLKGMKLRVIDAPISLATGRALGADPTPLAYSELYLALSQKIVDAQENPLANILSAKFYEVQNELVLTGHVLAPVAFVINEEKWQSLPDDIKAIVQTAVDHAVAKGSQLIEEAEKSQISELEGYGMKVLHPDVEAFKANAKSVIDEFSSNWNEGLYESAIATPKE; from the coding sequence ATGAAAAATTTAGTTGCACTCTCGATCTCTGTCGCTATCCTGTTATCTTTGGCCGCCTGTGGCGGAAATACCGCTTCCCCCAGCGCTCCTGCAAGCTCTGGGACTGTGTCTAGTGCGAAAAGCGCAGAAGCTGCGGGCAGCGAAAACGATGAAGTCTATGTTTTTAATTTTGGCACCAACCAGCCGGCAACCCACATCGTTGCAGAGGCATACCAAGGACTCGTGGATGAATTAAACGAACAAGGCGGAGGCCGAATTAAAGCAACTGCATATTTCTCTGAACAGCTTGGCAATGAAAAAGAGATGGTGGATATGGTCGCAAACGGAATTAACGATATGGTTGTCGCTCCCGGCCATAGCGCTTTATCTACTTACTATCCTTCCCTGCAAATTTTTGACGCGCCGTATGTCTTTGACACACCGAAACAGATGTTGAATTTTGCAAATGGCGATGGGTTGGACCCCATGTGGGACGATATGGCGTCAACGACAAAGATTCGCGTTCTGGGGACCTATTATTTCGGCAGCAGGCATCTCACCTGCAATGACATTGACGTAAAGACTCCCGCAGACTTAAAGGGGATGAAACTGCGCGTGATTGACGCCCCGATTTCCCTGGCAACCGGACGCGCACTGGGCGCCGATCCCACCCCTCTGGCATACAGCGAACTGTATCTCGCCCTGTCCCAGAAAATTGTTGACGCGCAGGAGAACCCGCTTGCAAATATTCTGTCCGCGAAATTCTACGAAGTCCAAAATGAACTGGTCCTGACCGGACATGTGCTGGCTCCAGTTGCGTTTGTTATCAACGAAGAAAAGTGGCAGTCGCTTCCCGACGACATCAAAGCGATTGTGCAGACGGCCGTGGATCATGCGGTTGCAAAAGGCAGCCAATTAATTGAAGAAGCTGAGAAATCCCAGATTTCAGAGCTGGAAGGATATGGAATGAAAGTCCTTCACCCGGATGTTGAAGCATTCAAAGCAAATGCAAAGAGTGTTATTGATGAATTCTCGTCAAATTGGAATGAAGGCTTGTACGAGAGTGCGATTGCAACTCCAAAAGAATAA
- a CDS encoding TRAP transporter small permease: MNQIKKFYHGLFRVEEWLGRALLFAMIFVVVIQVFFRYIMHRPLIWTEEASRFLFVWLIMLEMGHCVATKGHVKVELFIDLMSEKWKRRFTTVMRGLSLLFFLYLIPYSLQMAIAQHKIRSTALNMPYSYIYGMVTVGSVLVVLHIIELFLFDTFRKKEDSTL, encoded by the coding sequence ATGAATCAGATAAAAAAATTCTATCACGGCCTTTTTCGCGTTGAGGAGTGGCTTGGGCGGGCTCTCCTGTTCGCAATGATTTTTGTAGTTGTTATACAGGTTTTTTTCCGGTATATCATGCACAGGCCTTTGATCTGGACGGAAGAAGCGTCTCGATTTCTCTTTGTTTGGTTGATTATGTTGGAAATGGGACATTGCGTCGCGACCAAAGGGCATGTCAAGGTGGAGTTGTTTATTGATCTGATGAGTGAAAAATGGAAAAGAAGGTTTACCACTGTTATGAGGGGGTTATCCCTGCTGTTTTTCCTTTATTTGATCCCATATTCATTGCAAATGGCAATTGCGCAGCATAAAATTCGCTCCACCGCACTGAATATGCCCTACTCCTATATTTACGGTATGGTCACTGTTGGTTCTGTTTTAGTTGTCCTGCACATCATCGAACTGTTCTTGTTTGACACATTCCGGAAAAAGGAGGATTCGACGCTGTGA
- a CDS encoding TRAP transporter large permease, producing MGFFFLIFMVVLLFGGSVAFSMVFCSAIYMIVNELPFMLMAQRMVAGANSFVLLAIPFFILASNIMNSGGVTDRIFGFANHAVGWVPGGLGHANILASVIFAGMSGSAVADAAGLGKIEIKAMTDAGYDKKFATAITGSSAIIGPIIPPSIPCVLYGVASSQSIGKLFVAGAIPGVVMSVCLGIMVLIECFIHKYPREKWMGFRALFSSLGRSFLSLLTPVIILAGMIAGVVTPTEAAVLAILYSLFLAFVYRQMTISDFKNTLTESVNSAVPIMAILCAAQAFGWIMANEQIPQLILTWFTEFIHSRTVALIVVNIFLLLVGCFMESGAATLILVPVLLPIMTSFGIDPVHFGIIFVLNLMIGLITPPVGLVLYVLQGITNLKFKEITSAIMPYFIALLVSLLIVTFVPGTCTYLPGLIFGT from the coding sequence ATGGGATTCTTTTTCCTGATTTTTATGGTTGTTTTGCTTTTTGGAGGTTCCGTTGCCTTCTCTATGGTTTTCTGTTCCGCCATCTATATGATCGTAAATGAGCTGCCTTTCATGTTGATGGCACAGCGCATGGTTGCGGGCGCAAACTCTTTCGTCTTGTTAGCGATCCCATTTTTTATTCTGGCGAGCAATATCATGAACAGCGGCGGTGTAACCGATCGTATTTTTGGATTTGCCAACCACGCAGTCGGCTGGGTACCGGGTGGACTGGGGCATGCCAATATCCTGGCAAGCGTCATCTTCGCGGGGATGTCCGGTTCTGCGGTTGCGGACGCCGCCGGTCTTGGCAAAATTGAAATTAAGGCAATGACCGATGCGGGCTATGATAAAAAGTTTGCAACGGCGATTACAGGAAGTTCCGCCATCATCGGACCAATCATTCCGCCAAGCATCCCCTGCGTTTTATATGGCGTGGCATCCAGCCAGTCTATTGGAAAACTGTTTGTCGCAGGGGCGATTCCAGGAGTTGTGATGTCGGTTTGTCTGGGTATTATGGTCTTAATCGAATGTTTTATCCATAAATATCCGCGCGAAAAATGGATGGGCTTCCGCGCACTATTTTCTTCTTTGGGACGGTCGTTTCTCTCCTTGTTGACACCGGTTATTATTCTGGCGGGCATGATTGCCGGCGTTGTAACGCCAACAGAAGCGGCTGTGCTCGCAATTCTCTACTCCCTGTTTCTGGCATTTGTTTACCGTCAAATGACCATCTCTGATTTTAAGAATACCTTGACGGAAAGCGTTAATTCCGCGGTTCCTATTATGGCTATTTTATGCGCAGCCCAGGCTTTTGGATGGATTATGGCAAATGAACAGATTCCGCAGTTAATTCTAACTTGGTTCACAGAGTTTATCCATTCCCGCACTGTTGCGCTAATTGTTGTAAACATTTTCCTGCTTCTTGTAGGATGTTTTATGGAATCCGGGGCGGCAACTTTAATCCTTGTACCGGTTCTGTTGCCTATTATGACATCGTTCGGCATCGATCCCGTTCATTTCGGTATTATTTTTGTACTGAATCTGATGATCGGATTGATTACGCCGCCTGTCGGCCTGGTTCTTTATGTCCTGCAAGGCATCACGAATTTAAAATTCAAAGAGATTACATCTGCAATTATGCCCTATTTTATTGCGCTTCTCGTCTCATTGCTGATTGTTACCTTTGTCCCGGGCACTTGTACCTATCTGCCGGGTTTGATATTTGGAACATAA
- a CDS encoding aldehyde dehydrogenase family protein, producing the protein MEHQKLTEEQMNAQIAEMVAKGKAAMDAIEKLTQEDVRRIAKAVARLSYDRADVWSNALFAENGGSGRLESKIAQLVSRPLGLAAQVDGVKTVGVIEEDPDGYLVKIAKPLGVIASLVPMTVPTGLVACQTIFGLMAKNAMIFSPHPRTKKVTNFVVNDLRELLDRMGYPKDLLQCVENPSLRMTDILMKKADFVIATGGAAMVKAAYSSGTPAFGVGAGNSISYVDDSADLENTARGIRDAEMNDWGSGCSTENSVVIHAAVYDKMIDALKKEGGYLCNAEEKEKLINVLWKNGKLNVDCIIHTPQHIAKAAGFQVPDTCTFLMAEETHWGEAYPMTEEKLSPVIAIWKVKDLDSGIELVNNIHSISGAGHSCSIHSADEEHILRFASKTHTSRVAVNACTGLNNAGAYNNKMPWTFSLGCGSWGGNAYSENNTFKHYYNTTWVYRLMPQNIAPDRSEVFAGLDDKLFSDYSAFSLE; encoded by the coding sequence ATGGAGCATCAAAAATTAACCGAAGAACAGATGAACGCACAAATTGCCGAAATGGTGGCAAAGGGAAAAGCGGCAATGGATGCGATCGAAAAGTTGACGCAGGAGGATGTGCGCCGGATCGCAAAAGCGGTAGCGCGTCTTTCATACGATAGAGCTGACGTCTGGTCGAACGCATTGTTCGCAGAAAACGGTGGAAGCGGACGTTTGGAAAGCAAAATTGCGCAGCTTGTTTCCCGTCCCCTGGGTCTGGCAGCCCAGGTTGACGGTGTGAAAACAGTGGGGGTCATCGAAGAAGACCCCGATGGATATCTGGTCAAAATTGCAAAACCCTTGGGAGTCATCGCTTCGCTGGTCCCCATGACAGTGCCCACAGGCCTGGTCGCCTGCCAAACAATTTTTGGTTTAATGGCCAAAAACGCAATGATCTTTTCCCCGCATCCCAGGACGAAAAAAGTCACCAACTTTGTGGTAAATGATCTTCGAGAACTGCTGGACCGCATGGGATATCCGAAAGATTTGCTGCAGTGTGTCGAAAATCCTTCCCTGCGCATGACAGATATCCTGATGAAAAAGGCTGATTTTGTCATTGCGACCGGTGGGGCCGCGATGGTAAAAGCGGCGTACTCTTCTGGCACTCCCGCCTTTGGCGTGGGCGCTGGAAACTCGATTTCTTACGTGGATGACTCTGCCGATTTGGAAAATACGGCGCGTGGTATTCGCGATGCGGAGATGAACGACTGGGGATCTGGCTGCTCTACCGAAAACTCGGTGGTGATTCATGCGGCTGTTTATGACAAAATGATTGACGCGTTGAAAAAGGAGGGCGGTTATCTCTGCAATGCGGAAGAAAAGGAAAAACTCATCAACGTCCTTTGGAAAAACGGCAAGCTGAATGTAGACTGTATTATTCATACGCCACAGCATATTGCGAAGGCAGCGGGATTTCAAGTTCCCGATACCTGTACCTTCCTCATGGCAGAGGAAACGCATTGGGGTGAAGCGTATCCCATGACAGAAGAAAAGCTTTCTCCTGTGATTGCCATATGGAAAGTAAAAGATCTGGATTCTGGAATTGAACTCGTCAACAATATTCATTCAATCTCCGGAGCAGGACACTCCTGTTCGATCCACAGCGCCGATGAAGAACATATCCTCCGCTTTGCGAGCAAGACGCACACTTCCCGCGTTGCCGTCAATGCCTGTACAGGTTTAAACAATGCGGGCGCCTATAATAATAAAATGCCCTGGACCTTCTCCCTTGGCTGCGGCAGCTGGGGCGGCAATGCCTATTCCGAGAATAATACCTTTAAGCATTATTATAATACCACCTGGGTCTATCGT